A window of Thermosynechococcus sp. NK55a contains these coding sequences:
- a CDS encoding DNA-3-methyladenine glycosylase produces the protein MVAEELLGCILVRQQANGQLYRGRIVETEAYMAGDPACHGYRRQTARNAPMFAAPGTIYVYQIYGIHHCLNIASDRPNFASAVLIRALEMLSPPLPPPRAAGPGKLCRVLGIDRRLSGLMLGQESGLWLEKPPQPLTDPVVQTTRIGISQGQEIPWRWYVQGNPAVSRYS, from the coding sequence GTGGTCGCTGAAGAATTACTGGGGTGTATTCTCGTGCGCCAACAGGCCAATGGTCAGCTCTACCGTGGCCGCATTGTCGAAACCGAGGCCTATATGGCAGGGGATCCCGCTTGCCATGGCTACCGTCGCCAAACTGCTCGCAATGCTCCCATGTTTGCGGCACCGGGCACCATCTATGTCTATCAAATCTATGGCATTCACCACTGCTTGAATATCGCTAGCGATCGCCCAAACTTTGCCAGTGCTGTTCTCATTCGTGCCCTAGAGATGCTCAGCCCGCCCTTGCCGCCCCCTAGGGCCGCTGGTCCGGGAAAACTGTGCCGAGTCCTGGGGATCGATCGCCGGCTTTCTGGCCTGATGCTAGGGCAAGAGAGCGGTCTCTGGTTAGAAAAACCACCCCAGCCCCTGACAGACCCGGTGGTGCAGACCACCCGCATTGGCATTTCCCAGGGGCAGGAGATTCCGTGGCGGTGGTATGTGCAGGGAAACCCTGCCGTCTCCCGCTATTCCTAG